In the Candidatus Cloacimonas sp. genome, CAATAAGATCTTCTTTACTTAATGTAGCCCGGTTGCATTCTTTATTGGAAATGCGAAACCCACAATAAACACAATCGTTTATACATTCATTGCCCACATATAAAGGTGCAAAAAGAACAATGCGATTGCCATAAATTCTTTCTTTTAGGGTGTGAGCTCCTTCCAAAATTTGCAATTTTAATTCTGGATCGGTAACATTGATCAAAGCAGCCGTTTCATCTGGATTTAATCTATTCTTAGCCAATGATTTATCTATGATGTCTCGGATGCGAATGGTGTCGGCAAAACGGTTTTTTTGCAAATGCGTTTCAATTTCGCTGGTAGGAATAAAGGACTTTACGCCTTCTGTGTTAATGTTCATTTTTATCTCCTTTTTCAATTTTCAGGGTTGTAACTTGGACTTTAACAGATTTAATTTGTCCTAATTTTCCGGAAAATGCTCCCAATTCTGCAAGTGGTAGAGCTACAATCAAAAAGATTACCGCTACTCCTAAATCTCGCATTGGATAGCCAACTCGCAATAAAATATGCTGAGCATAGTTGTGTAACAATTCATTTACAGGAAGAAAAGCACTTTCTCTGTCTTCCATAATGATAGTGAGAATGTGATGTCTCTCTTGCATAATAAATATCCTTTTGCGTGAGAGGGTAAAAAAGAGGCATAACAAGAAGGTTCTTATTTAGCCCTTGATGCCAGAACTTATCTCTCATCGCAGGTCTGTTTTTTAAACAAAATAATGGGTTTGTCTTTTTTGGCAAGAAAAATTTTAAATATAGAGGTATCTGATAGTCAAAAAAAAGGTATTGTGGCAAGTTCCTACTACATTTGATGTCTAAAAGAAGTGCAGAATCGTTGAGGTATGCTGTCTCTATATTTATCAAAATGATCTATCAAATGTGCATCGCTACCCAAAGAAAAAAGATCTCCACCCATTTCCAGATACAATTCTAAAATATGGTTTTCTGGAAGATAGGAAGGATATCCTCTGCGCAATGAACTGTAATTGATTTCCAGAGCTATTTTGCGATCAATCATAGTTCTAAATATGTCTTTTATGACAGGATAATGAATGCTTTCCTCCGGAATTGACTGATAACAACGCTTATACACTCCCAAATGAGCTAAAAC is a window encoding:
- a CDS encoding TM1266 family iron-only hydrogenase system putative regulator, encoding MQERHHILTIIMEDRESAFLPVNELLHNYAQHILLRVGYPMRDLGVAVIFLIVALPLAELGAFSGKLGQIKSVKVQVTTLKIEKGDKNEH